AAACTTAGCAGACAGTGTGCAAGGACACAGTTCCTGTTGTTCCCTAGGGACACTTTACTCACACTTGTGCCCtggcaaatgaaaacaaaatttaaaatcccTGATAAACCAGCCAATGGAAGTTGAGTTTTTGCCCTATGTTTGCACGTAGGATGAGCAGGTAGAATTTGAGACTCCTCAACTGTGTAATAATTCATTGAAACTAGGGAATCTCTTGATGCTGTGATGTTCAGTGCAAGTGTAATCTTCATGAAAAAATCTCTGGaagcaatttttcttcctttttttctaggTGTCACCTTTTCCTGAGTAgtttaatggattttttaaattattctgtgtttggtttgttttttgggttttgttatttggttgttgttgttgtttttaaattaagatggCTCTTCACCTTCTTCCTTGAAAttattcttcctctctccagagtCTCCTAACTTAAGTCAGAAGTGAGATACAAGCTTAAAAATTCCACTGTGAATAAAACTGAATGTAAGGTACCTGTTAACCAGCACTGGTTCAACTGAAACGCACATTAGGTATTGCTGGCTGCCCTCCCGTGAGGGGAGCACTAACAAATGGTCTCTGTAGTCTGACAGCTTCTGTGGTCCAGCCGCAGAGCAAAATCAAGGAAGTTTCATGAGCTTCCTGTCTTTGTAGTGATAGTATTGTCCTTGGTGTAAGATCTACTTTTTTAGTCAGCTTTGAGAAATTTCAGTGTCTTGGATAACAGCTTCTGAATTTCATTGTTGTCTTGTGATGGTGTTCAACCTGAGTAATTGGAATACAGAATTGACACATAGGCAGTCAAGTTGACGGTAGGTTTGTTAAGTTTGGCTTCCTGAATGTCAGGCTCTTGTTTCAGTattcccacagcagagctctgcattACATTTAGCATGACTTTTAATGTTAAGTTTAACTCTCTCCCCACACCTTTTTTTGCCGCCCCCCTCCACCCCACtgcccccccctctccccccccccccgtagAGTGTAATCTCTTATACTGTCAAAAAGACCAAAACCTTCATaccaaatttttattttacacatcAATAGTGTGACTCCAGGAGAATTGTATTTGGTCTTTCTATTGTTTAGCCTTTGACTAAACTAAAACCTTTATTTGTTAGTGCTTCTTATTTCTAGGCTTGCACAAACTTAATATCTGAGAAGAGCAGAAGCGTGGTTTGCCAGTCCCTTGCATCTCGTCAAAGTCAAATTATAAAgtcttttctgaaaggaaaacattttaatactgGTAATTGCTGTTCTGGTGAAATATTGAGGCTGGAAACAGCTGAATGATGTCAATTAAAATTAGCTGTTAACTTCTGCTagggaataatttaaaatgacGGTAGTAGTACATTATCCCTTATTTTCTGAAATCACATGATTCTTGCCGTCATTGTGTGACAGATAAGCATGGACCAGTTTGAAAATATTGCAAAGGGAAGGCTTTTAAATGTTCAGTGCCTTAAtgactttagaaaaaaaagtctgcgAAAAGTCTCCTGCAATGAATATGATCCTCAACAGTAGTATTTATGTAGTGTCATCAGTGTTTGTTAGGGATCCCATTATTGTTCACAATGTAATTAGGGTTATAATCTAGTAAATGTGACATAGTATAATGTTCTGCTTTATAAACATTATTGACTCCATTTTAAGGCTGAGATTGCCTCATGccaacaaataaaagaaaatcatgGCCTCATAAAAGCCTCTAATTATTTAGATGTGCACTCTGTGGGTTCCTGATGCAAAGTTGAGACTGAACCACAATGAATATTGAACACAGGTGCGAGCTTCAGTGCAGGTGATTTGCCAGTCTCCTTTTATGTAAAACTCAGCTGTCTGCTTAAGTCTCACTGACTTTAAAGGGGAATAGATGCAAATCTGAATAGCTTTTTCAGCTCATTCACACAGGTATATACATGTTGTGCTTTTGCCTTACTTTTTTGGTTTCTAGATACTAACCAGTTACTGATTTGTTGGTAATACAATGCGGCCATTTATGTGTATTGATTAGTTAGTTATTCAGTCATGCAAAATGACTGAAAATGGGCTTTACTAGACAGTTAATCTCTTAGGGCTGAActcagtttttttaattttttttttgtaaattttgtTGTATCTTAAATCAACAAGAATTTGGATAATAGCAGTAAGCAGAATGGGCCATCACtaaaaatgaggttttatttcttctttgctgttAAATACCTTTAATGAAACTAATGTCTTGATGTAATTGCTTGTATCATTTACGTTTTCAACTCAAATGAAGAAATGGTCAGTGTCTTAGGTTCTGCTCTTCTGAGCCCTGTGTGTGTGCTACATGACCTCACAGAGTGGCCTGCCTCTCTTTCTTAGCTTATGAGAGCAGTTGTTGTCCTTGTGTCTCTTTGCCATGGTCTTTGttagtgaaaatgtttttaattactgGTAATAACTTTTCAACAAAGTGACTGCCCTTGGCAATGAGAACAGGTTCCAGGTAGGAGGCTTTTTTGATATAAACTCTGCTTTTATTGCAATAGCTATTAGATGCTGTCCCTGCTGTCAGCCACTGTACAACCAGAGCAAAGGACAGTGCTAGTAGAGCATCTGTAGTCTCTGTGTCTTGCTCCAATTGCAGTCTCTCACTGTGGAAACTTTCCCACAGCTGTGCCAGCAAACATCGCAGACCTGAGAAACATAGAAGTGCTCAACTTCTTCAACAACCAGATTGAGGAGCTGCCTACACAGATTAGCAGCCTTCAGAAGCTCAAACACCTGAATCTTGGGTGCGTATCTTAATGCAAAAATTTGTTGCAATAGAGGTACTGTCAAACGTTGTCACAGCTGCACCTGGAacttctttttgctgttaaagTTTCTTTTGGAAAGTGTTTGTGAGGATGACTTGGCAATTATGGCTTCAGAGTGTTCAGCTAGCTTCCTGGATAATTGTATAACTAAAAGTGATCAAGCACTTACTCTGGTGCACTGATAACCATTTTAGGACAACAGCAACTCACATTCATCtaaaactgaagtaaaactTAACAATTATTGAATTTTACTTCCCTAGCAACTGTCTCTTAATTCTGTGATTGCTGTGTAAGAGCCAGACtctattttctgtttggttttgtttgtgtacATTGTTGTGGggcttttgttatttttttgttgttgttgtttttgtttgctgtttttttgtttgttcatttttttgtgttttcttttttaaataaaagaatgtTAATTTGCCATGTTAATTTAGGACTTAAATTCCAAAGTTCCAAAGTTTGGATTAAAGACATTTCAATTTGTATTAGAACtgtaaaaggaaatttttacaTGTGGTCTGCATTTAATACAAAGGGCTGGTATTGACTAAATTTGAGCCAGAGGCATTCCTATTAAGTGTTCAGATATTATATTCCGGTAGGATTGGTGCTACATTATAGTAACTACAATTGCAGAAGGATTTCTTGATttactaagaaaataaatgtaaagcaCCGAATCTTTTTAAAACTAAGTAGGCATATTAAAGTGTAACTTACAAAAGCACTGGTAGGGGTAAGCTTTAGCTTTATAGGCTTCTCGTAGAAagaatgtttgtattttatacaATCAAACTTCTGAACACTATCACTTGagtattttttactattttaaacaccaaattaattttgtctAGGCTCTGTGTATCCTGCTTCAAATACTTTTGTAAAGTGCTGATACTGAATTGCATCTTGAACTGTTGGAATGCCAATAAATGTTCTAATGATGATCTGTCTTCTCTAGTCTTTATTTGGTCACTTTAGATCTCTGGAATGCCTTAGTTTGAACCTGGAATTGCTTTTCAGAGCAAATATTAATTCATGAACAGGATTCTATATGTATAGCACTGTGGCACCTCTCTTCTTTGTGCTTCATGTTTCAACTGTGGCTGTTGACATAACAGACAGGATCCCTTACAAGTGCATTACTTTTGGGCATAGTTAAGGTAGTGAGAGATAAAAAAAGGTCTGCATCGCAGAAGGTTTCCTCAGTATCTTGTAGCATCAACccctttgcaaaacaaaagggAAGCTTGTTGTAGATTACACTTTTTAGAAATGAAACTCCTGTTGCCTGTAATATTCCTACTAGTTGAAGTGAATAttgatgttattttttccctctttaccTTTACAGCATGAACAGGTTAAACACCTTGCCAAGGGGATTTGGCTCTTTACCAGCTCTGGAGGTTCTTGACTTGACTTACAACAACTTAAATGAAAATTCTCTACCAGGAAATTTCTTCTACCTGAGTAAGAAACTCTTCTAAAAACTCTATAAATCTTCATGATAtgatgctttgctttctgcagttgAAATGTATTTGATGGAGATCAAACTCCAATtgaatttttctgatattttatgtttttctttgagTATCTCTTGAATATTTCTACATAGCTCAGCAATATTTATCACTGATATGCAGTCACATGACACCATTGGACACGAGAAGACTTGATTAGTAATTGTATATCATTTTTATTCTGAGAAATGTTCCTTTGGGTCCTATACGCAGTTTAAACTTCATGAAAGCTTGCAAGCCTCAAGAGAAAGTAAACTGCTTTGCAAGGCAACTGTTGACTCTAGAAATAACTGCGTTCCTGAGGGTTCATTACTGAAATAGTTTTAACAGCATGTGGATGTTGAAGTGTCcagtgtattaaaaaatatgctAAGGTTACAAAGCTTGGCACAGAAATGTTAGAGCTAAGCTGACCATTGCATGTTCAATACACACACTCAGAGTTAAAATAAAGGGTATTGTAATGCATATGGGCAGAAGGGATGCATTATGGTTGCATTATGAGTTCTGGTGCTTTTTGGATTTCAGTGACTCTGCTACCTTACTGGTCTTTTCTGTGTACTGTGCTGACGTGGCGTCAGGATCAGTGCGTTTCAACAGCAGGTGTGACAGGCGAAGGAAGGGGAACCAGTGTTGCTGTCTGAGAGATTTTGTGATAGTTACCTGGCAGAGGGAAGTTTTTAAGTCAGCATTATTAAAAGTGGTCACATataatgaaatgaaaagaggaggagaagtaAACTGCTTAAGACAAATGGGATCTCCTCTTTGGTGGGGAGGAGAGGTTTTGCTGACCTTCCTGACCTCCTGCTGCTGCGCCCAACAGTTCATTGTGAGtctcaattttaatttttttttctcaacacaTGCTTACAGCTACATGGTTGTGCTGGCTCAtctctttttctgtgtatttcatAGAGACCAACCATGGAAATTACAAATGATACAATTTGAGTTTTCTGTATTGCTATTTTTTAAGGTCTCTTTCCTAGTTTTAAGCTATGCTTTCTGTAGAGCTTAATATAGGTGTGCATTTGTCCCAAAAACTTGGGTGATTTTTTTGGAATGTTTGTTTAGGATACAAATTGATGTAATAAATAAGAATTGGGGGTACTGAAGAGTAATGACTGAATTCTGACAACTGAGCATTGAGTCTATATGGCAGAACCCGCCAGAGTCTACTGTTGTAGAAATTGTTAATTGTGCAAGTCCTTTTGTATATAGATGTTTTCCTGAACTCACCAAAAATACAATAAGCCAGTAAATCTAAGTTGGACCTGCTTGTTATTATTGTGAGCCCTGGGTATGTCAAAGGCTTTTCACCAAGTCAGGATTATTAATCAAAGCTGACTCCCTTTTATCGATTAGACCTCAAATGGTTGGGTTATATGCCACACTGTTTATATATTGCTATTTAATTTGCAGCCACTCTGCGTGCACTCTATCTAAGTGACAACGATTTTGAAATCCTGCCTCCAGATATTGGGAAGCTCACAAAGTTGCAGATAGTAAGTAATTTATCTAAATTCTTGGAAAATCAATTTACTTTCGCAACACTTGTAGAAATAGAAGCTAGTCAATTTGAGGAGTAGTAGGGTATGCTTGCAGGAATAGACTGCTACACCTGGAACTCTTTCTTGTTTGCCAGCAGACACTTGtaaataaattggaaaaatTGAGGGTTTAGCGGAAGGGTGGGGGGCAGAGGGTGTAGAGTTCTGTGTTAGACTGCTTTATGGTAGTCAAAAATTGTTCTGACTACTTTATATTCACTCTTAGCTGAGTCTTAGAGACAATGACCTGGTATCACTGCCTAAAGAAATTGGTGAGCTCACTCAGCTTAAGGAACTTCATATCCAGGGAAATCGTCTCACTGTGCTGCCCCCAGAACTGGGTAAGATTATGGATATCGTTTGTTTATTtgaataataatgataatgatcCGCACTGCTTCCTCTACAATGAAACCAGCTATTAAACTCTAGGAAGGTATTATGCTTAAGTCATCATTGCTGCTAATATTTGCTTTCCCCTGAGAAACACTCCTACAATATATGCAGGAGGAGCCAAAGGATgatgtgtgtttggtttttcattttttacacgtcacattttctttttgtattacTACACCTGACTGCCAATCTGTGTATAGCATCTTGCTTTATATAACATATCATAAATATTGGGTCTGCAAAGCTGTTCTTGTCTCTGGCTGGGTTTTGAGAATGCTATATGGATCAGCCAAAATTATGTTATGCAAAAATTATAGAAGTagaagtgggttttttgtgaCCATTCCTCTAAATATGGAAGTTTGATCAACTAGAGTAAAATATAGCTAAATTAGAAGAAACCAGCTCTGTTTCAGCAGCCTGCCTTTCTTAGTGAGTTGACAGTTTTTTCACTTAAAGCAGTGGACCTGGTTAATGTACTTTGAATTTGTCATACTGGCTATTTAAATATCACGACAAGTGGCATCTTTCAACCTATAATGtagtttttctttgaaacttAAGTATTGATTTTACTGAATTTGTACTGCAGTATTCCATTTTATGTCAGGGGCATTAAGTTCAGCAGAAGTTGTGACTGGTTGCCCCAAGCCAGATTTAGTTTCAGATCTTTCTTAAAGATtgccataaaatattttgttgggAATAATGTAGCTGTATCAATTACCTGTTCTTGAAACATCTATTATGCAAGGTTTGTTCTATCTTTCTTGTTATTGTGGGCTGTATATAGGGAagcttctctgtttctgctcGTATTTCCCAAATAATAGTTTCCAAAACTCAGAAAGATGGTGACTGAATTTagcatgaaaagcaaaattatttgttgACGTAAGAGCTTCATTCAACCCTTTAGAGAGTGTGGTAGCTGAGTGCATAAATGTGACAGTCTGCAAtgtatgttttttgttttgtagaggaaagtggtttttttaatgaggtgGGGGAAGATGCTTGTTTTGACTCTTACTTGTTTACCCaccatgggtttttttgccttaatGCTGCACACTGTATGATGCTgatgttttttattgttttttttttctcactggtAGATGAAAGTTGCTCTCATTTCCTTAATTCCTTATTCTTTGACACAAGTatatttctttagcttttttgtcagagtaatatttatttataaagtccctttctgaaatgtttctgctgTTGAAGCATGTAATACTGGTAAATGTCCTTTTGTGTAGCTTCCTAAATTATAGCCCCATTTTTTTCTAGACAGTGGAAGTTAAATGCTGCACTGAGTCTGTCGCCTTCTGTGGCTAATTAAATGTTCTAAACATGCTGCTGCCTTACAATCATAACATCAAATTCACTTTTAGAGATTTTATCCAAATcaaatggaaatatttgaaacaaaattattgatgtttatttttcactaaCCTGCAAATTCAGGATGGCTGAGAGAAGCATTTGTCCTTTCAGTTAACATTTGTTTGCATtacagaaaaacagcataatCTGGTAGAGAAAGGACATGATGTTTTTGCCCCATCTGATCAGGGTGAGGTGCATTGACACAGCTTAAATCCTTGTCACCTCCAATTCTTTATTACTCAAATATTGTTCTATAATTTatacttttctctctgtgtatTAATTTGCCAATGTTCCATTTTATGGTCTTACCCAACATCCTCATTTGTTATCAGTTGATATAATTTCTACCGCAGTCTATACCATGTGTAGCACTAGAATTAtctcaaataattaaaatagccCAGCTAGATTTTGGGGTATATTTCCAGAGAACATTACACTGAAATCTGGATTTGTGACTTGGGCAACATACAAGCATATTTACTGTGTAAAGCAATGTTCTTGCTTATTTGTTAAACATCAAGGCAAACTTTTAATGAATGGATTTTAGTAACTGGAGCACCAGGCTGGGCTGTGGTGAGCCTGTTTCAGATGAGGTGGGAGCAGGCCATAGGCAAGCATGAATCTGCTGAATGATTAGGAAAATCACTTCATCACTGCAGCCCTGTTGTCCCTTCTGCAAACCAGGGCAGCGCCTTTGCAGACAGTTAAAGTCTGCCAGTGAAAGGTGATGATGCGAGTCGTACACGCTAGTGGATGGACTGCTAATTCCATAGTCGCCATCcgagggaaaaataattttatctgctttttgaGTTCTCCCTcgtaaatttttaaaattgaattataATGTAAGGAGAACTATCCAAATAGTTTGTGCTGTGCGTGTTGGATTAATAGCTTTTCAATGAGCAAGTCCTATTTGTGTTAATTGCCGGTACTGCTATTCCATTCAAAGTAAACAATCTTTCCTGTCTCATTATCACTTTCATAATTAAAGGTGCTGAAGGCTTTTGCGTGGCTTAGTTTGGGCAATGGTGGACAGCAGTGAGCCATTAGATGTTCATTTACCCCGGAGATGGGCACAAAATAAACACCAGAATAAAACAGTGTAGTAGAATGAGAAGGGGAGGAGTAcattaaactgctttttaaaggtAAAGGAAACAAGTGCAGAAGAAGTTACAGGGAGCAGGGTATGAGAAAAGGCCACCAACAGCCATTGGGATCACAGTTTTGGAATGGAGAGAGATACGAGTAAATAAAACCCTGCAGTCTGCTTTTGATTTCACTTGACATGCTTGAGCATGGTACGCACCAATAAAAGGGCTGGGGAGATCAGTATTACCCTCCTTTGTGTTTAGCATAGAATACCCATcacaaatttaagaaaaatattcttgctCAGGAGGAAAAGAGGGGTCTAGAAGAGTGCACAGGTGCTCTGGGTGTGAGTGCTTGTCTGTAAATACAGTACATGTGAGTGATGAATGCAGGAAATGGCCGGGAGTAGGTGGGGGGGAATTTGCAGCTTGTTTTTATCATTTGTCTCTCAAAAACCCTTTCATGAGGAATGGTGGTGGGCAGTCATATATAAACTTCAAAGAAgcactggcatttttttccctagcatTTAAAAGGTTATGTGCTGCATTGCGAGACAAATAAATCATGATTCATTGCAACAACAGAGTTGCAGTCAGTTACATAAATTGCCAAGGCAGCACTAAATCTGTCACTTTGTGTGTTCTGAACATTTAACAATTGGAACAGTGTTTGGAAAGAAAGCTGAGTAAAAACAAGAATCACATAAAGTGGCAGATGCAATTAATAAGATCAGTTATGGTGTTTTAAGTTCATTGTATGGTCATGTGGGTGGACCCATGTGTGCCACATAAAAGATTTTCTTAACAGAGTCAGGCATGTAAGAGCAGTATATGGTGCAGAATATTCACAAAGTTGTAGCTAAATGTGAACAGCCACCCAGAGAATTTAACTAGCTTATCTATAGGTTTGCATTTTTGATGTGGAAACAAATGGCATGATTTTTAAAACCCAGATTCTAATGTTAACTGTCTTCATTACCCTGCCGCCAACACACGTGTGCGCACGTGTACGTGGAGTTCTCTCTTGTTTATGCATATGGGAAGAACAGGGATTTCTAGGGATGCATTTTTAAGTACCAGCCTCATTTTCCAAAACTGAGTGTCGGCATCAATGGTTTTTTAAGTATATTATTCAATACTATTTTAGTTTATCAAGTAATTTCCTTATGTAAAGGGAGACACTATCAAAACTGTGAAGTTAGGTATATGCTTAATGTGGAAAATtcaagctctttaaaaaaagaaaaaaacttgatGGGGTAAGTagccatgtttcttttttaggaGAGTGTaacattttgtaaattaaatctGTCAGAATGGTTAAGtatttctttcatcattttttgcttttaaacagcTAAATTATTGTCTCTGGATAAAGGATTGGCTTTAAATAGAAAGTTCAAGGAAGGTGTCAAAGTTTCAATATCGCCATcacagaaagacattttaaaatttaggcTTTTGAAATTATTCTAGAATTTATGAATTAATATTATATTATGCAAAGTAGTTGCTGCAGTTGTTTGTTCAAGTTAATATTAATCGAAATAGCAGTTTACATAGGTAATTATAATAGGCACATGCAAACATAGGAATCACTTACTTCACAAAAGATATTTCTTTCCTAAATATACTTGACATAAACACCAaccttttcttatttcagtgtaAACTGTCACTGCACTCCACTTGTGCCACAGCACAACGCTGCTCACACCTACAAATGCAGGTCTGGTGCTTGTTGAAAGACAAGCATCCTTGTCCATCCTTGGGCTCTTTGGACACCAGCTCTGAACACTGGAGCAACTAATTGACACcttatcatttttttaaaaagtacctGTTTCTACTTTTGGAGCTAAGGCAAAGGTGGTACAAGAAAACAAGGAGCTTTACTTAACTTCCTAGTGGATAaacaaaataacttgttttctgTGACTATTGATTTAGCAGTTATTAATTAAGGAATAGTAGAAAAATGTACTTAATGAGGTAAGACAGattatttcagtaagaaaagCATCTCTGAAAATTTGTGAATATTCTAATTGTGTTTACTATTCTACACTTAtttgaagttaaaaaacaaacaaaaagccacaaccaaaacccaccacTTTATGTGCGGTGAGAAACTGGGCTGATTCTGCACAGTACTTGATAGAAGTTGAGGTGGATGGGAAGAGGTAACTGTGCAGCTTCATTGTGTGCAGAAAGATGTTTTCTATAGCCCATCACTTAGATTTACACCACAGGCATTCATTTTCTTACACTACTGTAATTCTTGCCAAACTTCCCAAGATTCAAATGTGGTCTTacattagtttttaaaatatgcaagtCCTACTGTCATTTCTCAAATGACTACAGTCTGTGCATTGGCTTTCGTGATATTGACTGTACTCTGACTATAAATACCATGAGGGTAATAATGATGTTTCTGTCAGCAAATATTTCATCTGTTCTCTCAGAGCTGTGGTAGGTTAGAGTACTGTAATTAGAGCCAATCTGAGCAAatgttgtattttgttgttaaaTTTGATTCATTTTACGTGTTTCATGGCACTGAAAAGCGGTTTCGCACTTCTGAGTACTTGGCAACCTGTGTTTGAATGGAAGCTTCAGAGGTGCAGGGCAGTGAATCCTTTTTgaactaatatttttaaattaactagATTTTGATGTGATAGGACCCTTCAAAGAGAACGCTCGGTTGAATTCCCATGTAATTGAGAATCCCTGGGGAGTTTCTGAGGTTGGAAAAAATGTgcaatatatttcaaaataaattggaaTGTTGATCTTCTAAGCCTGTAATACTTCCTGTACCATTAAAACATCTTTGATGTTAAACTACTTTGACATCACGCTAATTCCCTTTGTACCAAAAACCCTCTGCTGCATAGTGTGTTCCTGAGGTTCCCTCACTGGGAATACTTAGCGGTGACTGTTGGTTTGACCGTCGAGATCCCAATTGGTGCTGGACATTGTACACAGAACAGTGAAGGACATGGTATTTCCAGCACAACATGTCAcctttcaaagaaagaaatcgGTGAAATTTAGTAATACTTATAGGTCTTCTAATAAATTATCTCTCTCTTGCATTAGGAGTGTgggagaaattaatttaatgcagTTGTcagtaatttgaaataattctagaatatagaaaatattttcaagtaatttcttGGATTTTTGTCAAAATGCTGGTTCTTCTGCTCTTCCCCTTAGCTACCCACATGACAGCATCAGGCGGGCTGGTTGCCTTGGTACCTGAAGTCTGTATGTGGTGGAGTTTGGCTGTTGAAACAGCACCATTTAAGTACAAACCATTAGCCACATAGAGGTTGGCTGGGAGTACCTTGTGTGCTGCCTTGAATAAGTTTCTGTGTTGTGGCTTTCGTCTGTCTATGTTGATATTATTTACTCTTTCTACTAGTTATCCTCCTAAGGTCAGGTTTGTTGTGTGGAGTGATGGTAGAAAATGCCAGGGCTCTCCCCTTGTTCCCAGCAAGGAAAACACTCCTCCTGTCACCTGAATATGGAAATGTGAGTTGCCCAGCCTGGTTAGGTCTATATTCTGCTTGTACTTAATACCTGATATGTAGTTTAAGGTagaatttcagcatttcatCTGTTCTGTCATCTTTCCCAGGCTTCATCTTCAGTCCTGACACATTCTGTAGTGGTAGTCTCCTTATGCCAGACTCCCTGTTACACTTCAGTATAATGACTCTGGCTGACCTTTGCTACAGTGCTGGAATTTCATATAAATATCTCAGAACTAATTTCACTTTGTTTTAAGCTCTTCTGTGAAAGGCTGAGGTTGGACTGAGCTGGAGAGTAAAATCTTTCTATTGAACTGTAAGTGCTAGCTGAGGCAATACCAGTTTGCCCTGTATCACTTCACCTTTATGTCAAGGGTTAAGAATTCAAGGTTAGTTAGTCTGCTTTTACTTTATTTCAGCT
This Apus apus isolate bApuApu2 chromosome 2, bApuApu2.pri.cur, whole genome shotgun sequence DNA region includes the following protein-coding sequences:
- the RSU1 gene encoding ras suppressor protein 1 isoform X2, which encodes MSKSLKKIVEESREKNHPEVDMCDRGISNMLDVPGLFTLSHITQLVLSHNKLTTVPANIADLRNIEVLNFFNNQIEELPTQISSLQKLKHLNLGMNRLNTLPRGFGSLPALEVLDLTYNNLNENSLPGNFFYLTTLRALYLSDNDFEILPPDIGKLTKLQILSLRDNDLVSLPKEIGELTQLKELHIQGNRLTVLPPELGNLDLTGQKQVFKAENNPWVTPIADQFQLGVSHVFEYIRSETYKYLYGRHMQANPEPPKKNNDKSKKISRKPLAAKNK
- the RSU1 gene encoding ras suppressor protein 1 isoform X1, with protein sequence MFLSCKTMSKSLKKIVEESREKNHPEVDMCDRGISNMLDVPGLFTLSHITQLVLSHNKLTTVPANIADLRNIEVLNFFNNQIEELPTQISSLQKLKHLNLGMNRLNTLPRGFGSLPALEVLDLTYNNLNENSLPGNFFYLTTLRALYLSDNDFEILPPDIGKLTKLQILSLRDNDLVSLPKEIGELTQLKELHIQGNRLTVLPPELGNLDLTGQKQVFKAENNPWVTPIADQFQLGVSHVFEYIRSETYKYLYGRHMQANPEPPKKNNDKSKKISRKPLAAKNK